One bacterium genomic window, GCGAAGATGGTTTCCGTGATGACGGCGCCGCCGAACAGCCGTCCGACTTCGACGCCCAGCACGCTCAGCAGCGGGATGAGTGAGTTGCGCAGCACGTGGCGCGCAAGCACCCGGCGCTCGGTGATCCCCTTGGCCCGTCCCGTCTGCACGTACGGCGCCCGCAGGGCGGCCTTGACGCTGGATTTCAACACGAGACTCAGAAACCCGATGTACGCGAGGCTCAAGGTGGCCGTTGGGAGGATCATCAGCCGGAGGTTCTCGAGCGGCTGTGCAAACAGCGGCGCGTATCCGCCGCTCGGCAGCCACCGGAGGGTCAGGGCAAAGAGAAAGATTAGCATGATGCCCAGAAGGAAGTTGGGAAGCGTCACCCCAGCGATGCAGAAGCCGGACACGGCGAAGTCCACCGCGCTCCCGGCGCGGACGGCCGCCGCCGTGCCGAGGGCGAGCGCCGCGGCCAGCGCGACGGCCATGGCCAGCAGCGTCAATTCCCCCGTGACGAGCAGGCGGTTTTCAACGGCGCGCGCAACCGGCTCACGATCGCGAAGCGACCGGCCGAGATCCCCCCGCGCGGCGCGCGACAGCCAGTCAGCGTACTGCACGTAGACGGGCCGGTCCAGCCCCAACTCATGCCGAAGCCGCTGCGCCGTCTCAGGATCGGCCTCCCGGCCGAGCATCAACACCACCGGGTCGCCCAGAAAGGCGTGAACCAGGGCGAAGACCGCAGCCGTGAGCAACACGCCCATCGGGATGATGGCGAGCAGACGCTGGACGATGTACCGTGCCAACGCGGTTAGAGCACGCCGGTCATTTGGCGATCCACAGATCGCGGTAGCGCGGCACGGAGTCCGGGATCCAGGCGAAATTCTGGACCGTGGTCCGCGTGGGCTCGTACTCCGGCACGTAGAAGAACCACACGTACGGCGCGTCGTTGATCACGGTTTGCTCGATCTCTCCGTACACCTTTTTCCGGATCGCACGGTCGTAGGACGAGCTCGCGTCGCGGAGCAGGCGGTCGACGCCCGAGTAGCTCGTGGAATTGGCGAAGTTACCCGTGTAGAACAGGATCCGCAGCAGTCCGTCGGGGTCGCCGCGGAGCGTCCAGTCCGTCCGGGCCCAGTTCAACTTCGCGGCCAGCACCTGCTGGTACATGTCGGCCGGGTTGACCGGGTTGATTGTGATATTGACGTTGATCTTCCTGAGCTGCTGCTGCAGCAGCTCGGCAAACTGGAGGCCAAGCGGGGTGTTGTCCGTCGCGAACTCGCCGGAAAAACTCCCGCCGGTGCCGGCCTCGGCCAGCAGGCTCCTTGCCTTGGCGGGATCATACGTGTAGCCCTTGACGCCGTCGTTGTACCACCAGACGTTGGAAGGCGTGGGACCCTTGGCGACCGCCCCGCGACCGCCGAGCATGACCTTGACGAACTCCTCCCGATCGACGCCGTACGCGATGGCCTGCCGGAGCGCCTTATTATTGAAGGGCGGCCGGTCCACGCGCCACTGCGTCGCCCACCAGTGGCCGGACGGGTTCTCCGTGATCACCTTCACGTTTTGGGCGCGCTCGAGGCCGGGGATGTCCTTGGGGTCGGGCGAACTGGCTGTGTCGAGTTCTCCGGTGCGGACCATCGTCCCACGGACGGCCGGATCCGGGATCACCCGGAACACGATGCCGTCGAGGTAGGGTTTGCCCTGCTCCCAATAACCGGTAAAGCGTGTGAGGGTGACATGGTCGTCAGAGACCCATTCGACAAACTGGAACGGCCCCGTGCCCACCGGCCGGCGCCCGAGATCCCGGCCGTACTTCTGCCAGGCCGCGGGCGACACCATGAATCCCGGCCGCTCCGCCAGCGCCGCGAGCAGACCGGGATACGGCTGCTTCAATCGGAATACGACCGAGGCCGGACCGGCCACGTCCACGCTGTTCAGGAACGGCTCCATCTGCCGCCGCTGCGGCGAGTTGTTGGCCGCGTCGAGAATGAAATCCATGTTCCACTTCACCGCGGCGGCGTCGCAGGCCGTCCCGTCGTGGAACCGCACGCCCGGCTGCAGCTGGAACGTAATGACCCTGCCGTTCGGTTCGATCTTCCACGAGCGGGCCAGTTCCGGAACGATCTCGAACGACGGATTGACGGCGACGAGCGTGTTGAACACGGCGTACATGACGTGCC contains:
- a CDS encoding ABC transporter permease, translated to MARYIVQRLLAIIPMGVLLTAAVFALVHAFLGDPVVLMLGREADPETAQRLRHELGLDRPVYVQYADWLSRAARGDLGRSLRDREPVARAVENRLLVTGELTLLAMAVALAAALALGTAAAVRAGSAVDFAVSGFCIAGVTLPNFLLGIMLIFLFALTLRWLPSGGYAPLFAQPLENLRLMILPTATLSLAYIGFLSLVLKSSVKAALRAPYVQTGRAKGITERRVLARHVLRNSLIPLLSVLGVEVGRLFGGAVITETIFA
- a CDS encoding ABC transporter substrate-binding protein, producing MRRREFLRTTAAAAMGHALTKSRGLRGAEAAPAPQRGGTLRVGWIPNAHTLDPHYSVDFAERHVMYAVFNTLVAVNPSFEIVPELARSWKIEPNGRVITFQLQPGVRFHDGTACDAAAVKWNMDFILDAANNSPQRRQMEPFLNSVDVAGPASVVFRLKQPYPGLLAALAERPGFMVSPAAWQKYGRDLGRRPVGTGPFQFVEWVSDDHVTLTRFTGYWEQGKPYLDGIVFRVIPDPAVRGTMVRTGELDTASSPDPKDIPGLERAQNVKVITENPSGHWWATQWRVDRPPFNNKALRQAIAYGVDREEFVKVMLGGRGAVAKGPTPSNVWWYNDGVKGYTYDPAKARSLLAEAGTGGSFSGEFATDNTPLGLQFAELLQQQLRKINVNITINPVNPADMYQQVLAAKLNWARTDWTLRGDPDGLLRILFYTGNFANSTSYSGVDRLLRDASSSYDRAIRKKVYGEIEQTVINDAPYVWFFYVPEYEPTRTTVQNFAWIPDSVPRYRDLWIAK